Proteins from a single region of Xylocopa sonorina isolate GNS202 unplaced genomic scaffold, iyXylSono1_principal scaffold0109, whole genome shotgun sequence:
- the LOC143432376 gene encoding uncharacterized protein LOC143432376, translated as MLQINLNHAARAQDLMIESLQSGVVELVVASEPYFIHDKPSWISDTEGNVAIIQAPPSWSLQDFDQLLDEVGGVVRRHAHLPTFVLGDLNVHSTLWNSSRTNQRGHSTMDWAASINLKLLNHGDSSTCVRQQGESKVDLSFANSAAARRVTKWIVDTAETLSDYIYIRISVSKIQERRTATKNQNKWSLRRMDDDLFMAATLVATWPDEPTEEAVVESEADWFTRTSCDKEVESTSLGRAARNFAREPVGESV; from the exons ATGCTCCAAATAAACTTGAATCACGCCGCAAGAGCTCAAGATTTAATGATCGAGAGCCTACAAAGCGGCGTGGTCGAGTTAGTGGTGGCATCCGAGCCGTATTTTATCCACGACAAGCCGTCGTGGATAAGCGAtacggaaggaaatgtcgcgatcATCCAG GCGCCGCCGAGCTGGTCGTTGCAAGATTTCGACCAGCTTTTGGATGAAGTGGGAGGGGTGGTAAGACGCCACGCCCACCTACCAACGTTCGTCTTGGGAGATTTGAACGTGCATTCAACGCTCTGGAATTCCTCAAGAACGAATCAACGCGGCCACTCTACGATGGACTGGGCAGCTTCCATTAATTTAAAGTTATTAAATCATGGAGACTCCAGTACGTGCGTGCGTCAACAGGGCGAGAGTAAGGTCGACCTCTCGTTCGCGAACAGCGCCGCAGCTCGTAGAGTTACGAAGTGGATAGTAGATACGGCTGAGACCTTATCAGACTATATTTATATAAGGATCAGCGTATCTAAAATTCAAGAGAGGAGAACAGCGAccaaaaatcaaaataaatggtcGCTGAGAAGAATGGACGATGACCTATTTATGGCAGCAACCCTCGTGGCTACCTGGCCGGACGAACCGACCGAAGAGGCCGTAGTCGAGAGCGAAGCGGATTGGTTTACGAGGACAAGCTGCGATAAAGAAGTCGAAAGCACGAGCCTGGGACGGGCTGCTCGAAACTTTGCGCGAGAACCCGTGGGGGAGTCCGTATAA